The Pseudanabaena sp. PCC 6802 genomic interval TGCCCTGTAACATTAATTTCCCTAACCCCGGCCAGTTAAAGAAATACTCCGTAATAAAAGCGCCGCTAAGCAACCCAGCAAACTCAAATCCCAGTAATGTAATCATGGGGTTAACTGCATTACGCAGTGCGTGCACGTAGATCACCCGATTCTCCGGTAAACCTTTAGCTCGCGCCGTTTTGATATAGTCCTGCCGCAACACGTCTAGTAAATTAGCACGCATGAGCCGCTGCAAGCCTGCCAAGCTAATCACTGTAAGGGTCATGGTTGGTAAAATCAGGTGATAGCCAATATCGAGGATTTTGCCCCACCAGCTTAGATCGTTGTGATTGATGCTAGTCATACCCCCCACGGGAAACAGCGAAGTATTCTGCGCCACCATCAGGAAAATAATGGCTAAGACGAAGCTGGGGAAAGCCTGCAAACCGTAGCTCGACACCTGCACTGCCCGATCCGAGAAAGTATTTTGCCTGACCGCACTGGCAATGCCCAACGGAATCGCGATCGCCCAGGTCGTAATGAATGAAGCGATCGCCATCAGCAAAGTGTTGCCCGCCCGCTCCATAATTAATGGCGCGACGGGTGAAAAGCCTTGGCAGCGAACCCCTAAATTGCCGCGTAGGGTATTGCCCAACCACAGGAAATACTGCTCGAGTATTGGTTTGTCGTACCCCAACCTTTCTCGTATTTGGGCAATTACCGCCTTTGGCGTGCTGGGATTAGCCAGCAACTCCGTGAAACAGTCGCCAGGCGATAACTTGAGCATAATGAAGCTCAAGACCGACACTAAGAACAGCACGATCGCTGCCTGCGCCAATCGCTTGGTGATGTAGGCAAATGTATCGCTAGCCAGAATAGACTGAAGTGGAGATGCGGTTTGGGTTGCCATAAATAAACCAAGTACATAGGCAGAATTAATTACATACTTTATCAGCTACGAGCTTGCTGTAGAATCAGGCGATCGCGATGGACGTGCGAGATCTGCCAGGGTGTACCTTCTACAAATTGATGCAACATGAATAACACGTATTCGGGTTTGAGGGTATTCCCATCCGCAAAACAAGTACCCACATACTTAATTGCGAGCGGATCGCGATCGATGAGTTCCAATTCCGTCAAGCGATCGCATAACTCCAGTATCTGTAAGTTGCCGGATTTCGATGTTTTGGGCATGGGAATAGAATTTGCGGACTTGACAGCGGCGATCGCCTCTGCGATATCAGGTATGAAATCGCGATGCCATTCCTCTTTCAGCTTTAATGTTAGCGTGTAGGCAGCCTGTGCGAGCAACAAAGCCGCCGATGCCGACTTCAAGTCGATTTCCTCAATGGCGTAGATGGGAATTTCCGCTGGGAGTTGCGCGGCTAATCGGGACTGAAATTCTATTACGGGTAGGGCATTAGTAAGCTCGAAATCAGCTAATTCACCGCTACTGGTGCATCCTAACGATAAAGCATTGGCAGCGGCAATGCGAGGCATGGGATGAAATCCACCTGTAAAGGAGAGAGGAATAGCAGCGCGCCGGGCGGCGCGCTCGAACAGGCGCATCAGATCGAGGTGCGAAATCAGAGCCATACTCCCCAGCTTGCCAAAGGTAATCCGCAATCTCTGAACGCTAGGGGGATTCGCCGCACCCAGATCGCCGATAAATTGAGGAATTGGTGGCGGCGGCACGATCTCGTTATGCCCGAAATCGGGACCGCAGATGCCGCATCTGGAACACCCGTGAAACGAGCAGTCCGGCACGGTTTTTGCCGCGATCGCCCTGTGCCAATCATCAATTAGCCATTGCTTGTCAATACCCGTATCGATGTGATCCCAGGCAAGGGCTTGTTCGACTCGGGGCGATGGCATCTGCCATTGCAGGCGAGCAGACTCAATCGCCTCTGCCCATGCCTGAAACGCCCGATCGGCACTCTCAAACCAGGCATCCATTCCAGCCCCTAATTCCCAAGCGCGTTGAATGACGGCACCGAGGCGGCGATCGCCCCGACCGATAAAATCCTCCATTGCTGAGATGCGCACGTCGGTAAAGTTGGCTTTAACGCTTTTCAGACGGCGCAATTCAGCTTTTAACAATTCTTGCTTGTGGATAAAATCTGCCGTGGAAACGCTATGCCATTGGAAAGGTGTATGCGGCTTGGGCGTGAAATTGGAAATCGTCACGGTTACGCCCAAACGCTTGCGCCCTGGGATGTGACATTGCTGCTGCAACCAGGCGATCGTGCGGGCGATG includes:
- a CDS encoding ABC transporter permease, encoding MATQTASPLQSILASDTFAYITKRLAQAAIVLFLVSVLSFIMLKLSPGDCFTELLANPSTPKAVIAQIRERLGYDKPILEQYFLWLGNTLRGNLGVRCQGFSPVAPLIMERAGNTLLMAIASFITTWAIAIPLGIASAVRQNTFSDRAVQVSSYGLQAFPSFVLAIIFLMVAQNTSLFPVGGMTSINHNDLSWWGKILDIGYHLILPTMTLTVISLAGLQRLMRANLLDVLRQDYIKTARAKGLPENRVIYVHALRNAVNPMITLLGFEFAGLLSGAFITEYFFNWPGLGKLMLQGILEKDVNLVMAGLMLGTVMLVIGNLLADLMLKAVDPRIRLENMD
- a CDS encoding TIGR03960 family B12-binding radical SAM protein; protein product: MPVSVDRLITPEILKPARYLGNELGAVHKPWHHPKNEMMVRWCLTYPELYEVGASNLGHIILYSILNAQNNQLCDRAYLPAPDLAAKLRATQTPLFAVESKRSLLDFDILGFSLSYELGATNILEMLDLANSPLTWQARNASNPSDSLASSYPLIFAGGQTATSNTEPFADFFDFFALGDGEEVLPEIGEVVKAAKLAGKSRVETLLDLANVPGVYVPQFYDMNPEDGSVQRNRDDVPHRILRRVAPPMPEHSIGLVPLIETVHDRLTIEIRRGCTRGCRFCQPGMLTRPARDVKPEDVVNTIEKAVRETGYNEFSLLSLSCSDYLALPAVGIEIKNRLKDERVSLSLPSQRVDRFDENIANILKGEGRHQGLTFAPEAGTQRLRDVINKGLTDEELLRGVKTAYEQGWDRVKLYFMIGLPTETEEDVAGIARTIAWLQQQCHIPGRKRLGVTVTISNFTPKPHTPFQWHSVSTADFIHKQELLKAELRRLKSVKANFTDVRISAMEDFIGRGDRRLGAVIQRAWELGAGMDAWFESADRAFQAWAEAIESARLQWQMPSPRVEQALAWDHIDTGIDKQWLIDDWHRAIAAKTVPDCSFHGCSRCGICGPDFGHNEIVPPPPIPQFIGDLGAANPPSVQRLRITFGKLGSMALISHLDLMRLFERAARRAAIPLSFTGGFHPMPRIAAANALSLGCTSSGELADFELTNALPVIEFQSRLAAQLPAEIPIYAIEEIDLKSASAALLLAQAAYTLTLKLKEEWHRDFIPDIAEAIAAVKSANSIPMPKTSKSGNLQILELCDRLTELELIDRDPLAIKYVGTCFADGNTLKPEYVLFMLHQFVEGTPWQISHVHRDRLILQQARS